A genome region from Dictyoglomus sp. includes the following:
- a CDS encoding 5-formyltetrahydrofolate cyclo-ligase — translation MKDSLRKKLIKKRNSIENREEKSFIIYLNLKDLDIWKRAEITHIYISFGSEVDTRFIIYHALAENKKVLCPIINEKDLLVGEIKSFNDLIPGPYGILQPKISINFDLEKIDVIIVPGVAFDKEGFRLGYGKGFYDRFLAKLKKPIKIGLIYDELIIDSLPRNEEDIPVDIIISEKRIIYTKNY, via the coding sequence ATGAAAGATAGCTTAAGAAAAAAATTAATAAAGAAAAGAAATTCTATTGAAAATAGAGAAGAAAAGTCTTTTATAATCTATCTAAATCTTAAAGATCTTGATATTTGGAAAAGAGCGGAAATTACTCATATTTATATTTCCTTTGGAAGTGAAGTAGATACAAGATTTATTATTTATCATGCGCTTGCAGAAAATAAGAAAGTTCTTTGTCCTATAATTAATGAAAAAGATTTACTTGTTGGAGAAATTAAATCCTTTAATGATTTAATTCCTGGTCCTTACGGAATATTGCAACCTAAGATCTCTATAAATTTCGACTTAGAGAAAATCGATGTAATTATAGTTCCGGGAGTTGCTTTTGATAAAGAAGGATTCAGACTAGGATATGGAAAGGGATTTTATGATAGATTTTTAGCAAAACTAAAAAAACCTATAAAGATAGGACTAATTTATGACGAATTAATAATAGATTCTCTTCCTAGAAATGAAGAAGATATTCCTGTTGACATAATAATTAGCGAAAAAAGAATAATTTATACTAAAAACTATTGA
- a CDS encoding radical SAM protein has protein sequence MHISDKLEILVKDAQFDLCGSYFCSPEAVRRKSSIKGWIYPTVFPNGITVRLLKILLSNDCVHNCYYCANRADRFFKRLSLTEDEMVRVFLELKRKNLVDGLFLSSAVTKSAVETMNSMIKIAEILREKYNFKGYIHLKILPESKEDYIIRAIELADRVSINIEAPNSFYLRKIAPEKNFDNLFKKFELIKNLYSKGLKPKHGVTTQLVVGASGEKDKEILSTIFLLYEKFNLTRAYFSAFKPIPETPFEDLPATSTWREHRLYQADFLIRKYYFTLKDLPFDHNGNLYLEKDPKWIWAINHEEFFPIEINKAGLKDLLRVPGIGPISAKKIIEKRKEQPFKNIKELEMLGINVKRALPFILINGKRPREEGQLKFF, from the coding sequence ATGCATATATCAGATAAATTAGAAATTTTGGTAAAAGACGCTCAATTTGATCTATGTGGGTCTTATTTTTGTTCACCAGAGGCGGTAAGAAGAAAATCCTCTATTAAAGGTTGGATTTATCCCACTGTATTTCCTAATGGAATAACGGTAAGACTCCTAAAAATCTTACTTTCTAATGACTGTGTTCATAATTGTTACTATTGTGCTAACAGAGCTGATAGATTTTTTAAAAGATTAAGTTTGACCGAAGATGAAATGGTGAGAGTTTTTCTAGAGTTAAAAAGAAAAAATTTAGTAGATGGTTTATTCTTGAGTTCAGCAGTAACAAAATCTGCAGTAGAAACAATGAATAGTATGATTAAGATAGCCGAAATTCTAAGGGAAAAATATAATTTCAAGGGTTATATTCATCTAAAAATTTTGCCTGAATCAAAAGAAGATTACATAATACGCGCAATAGAGCTTGCGGATAGAGTTTCTATTAATATAGAGGCACCCAATTCTTTTTATTTAAGAAAAATTGCTCCGGAAAAGAATTTTGATAATTTATTTAAAAAATTTGAATTAATAAAAAATCTATATTCTAAAGGATTAAAACCTAAACATGGGGTTACTACCCAATTGGTTGTTGGTGCGAGTGGTGAAAAAGATAAGGAGATTCTTTCAACTATATTTTTACTTTATGAAAAATTTAATTTAACTCGAGCTTATTTTAGTGCCTTTAAACCTATTCCAGAAACTCCTTTTGAGGATTTACCTGCAACTTCTACATGGAGAGAACATCGACTTTATCAGGCAGACTTTCTCATTAGAAAATATTACTTCACTTTAAAAGACTTACCTTTTGATCATAATGGAAATTTATATCTGGAAAAAGATCCTAAGTGGATATGGGCAATAAACCATGAGGAGTTTTTCCCCATAGAAATAAATAAAGCAGGTCTTAAGGATCTCTTGAGAGTGCCAGGAATAGGTCCTATCAGTGCTAAAAAAATTATAGAAAAAAGAAAAGAGCAACCTTTTAAAAATATAAAAGAGTTAGAAATGCTGGGAATAAATGTAAAAAGAGCATTGCCATTTATATTAATAAATGGTAAAAGACCTCGCGAAGAAGGACAATTAAAATTTTTTTAA
- a CDS encoding TIGR04013 family B12-binding domain/radical SAM domain-containing protein: MRKELGLVIYYKKENRYSFNALLGALETQDFYKHITIYLFEKEENLLNNLKTIIEKHNSVVLAFSFFTTQLWSIKSLIKNIRKNYNRKIIIIAGGPHPTGDPFFTIKLGFDYVVMGEGEETFIEVIKRLLEEKNLKDLKGIAFLDEENNLRYNKKDEFLDLNKYPPFSIKNNKFGPIEITRGCPFVCYFCQTPYIFGTKIRHRSIEKICEYVEIMKERGLTDIRFITPNAFSYGSYDGRNLNIRKLEELLESIRKILTSKGRIFFGSFPSEVRPEHVSEETIKLIKEYANNDNLVIGAQSGSPRILDLSHRGHTVEDVYNAVEITIKAGLKPYVDFIFGLPYETEEDIKLTIRMIEDLIKMGAKIHAHTFIPLPQTPFSKMPAGRINDELVKVLNKLISKSFVFGNWKEQEKIAKKLEKYFKNFYLK; the protein is encoded by the coding sequence AGAAAACTTATTAAATAATCTAAAAACAATCATAGAAAAACATAACTCGGTAGTTTTAGCCTTTTCATTTTTCACTACCCAGCTATGGAGTATAAAATCCTTAATAAAAAATATAAGAAAAAATTATAACAGAAAAATTATTATAATTGCAGGAGGACCTCATCCTACAGGAGATCCTTTTTTTACTATAAAACTAGGATTTGACTACGTGGTAATGGGTGAAGGAGAAGAAACCTTTATTGAGGTTATTAAAAGATTATTGGAAGAAAAAAATTTAAAAGATTTAAAAGGTATTGCATTCTTAGATGAGGAAAACAATTTAAGATATAATAAAAAAGATGAATTTCTTGATTTAAATAAATATCCTCCTTTTTCGATAAAAAATAACAAATTTGGACCTATAGAGATTACTCGAGGTTGTCCTTTTGTATGTTATTTTTGTCAAACTCCTTATATTTTTGGAACTAAAATAAGACATAGAAGTATAGAAAAGATTTGTGAATATGTAGAAATTATGAAAGAAAGAGGCTTAACAGATATAAGATTTATTACTCCAAATGCCTTTTCTTACGGATCTTATGATGGAAGAAATTTAAATATAAGAAAATTAGAGGAACTTTTAGAAAGCATTAGAAAAATTCTAACATCTAAAGGAAGAATTTTTTTTGGAAGTTTTCCCTCAGAAGTAAGACCAGAACATGTAAGTGAAGAAACAATAAAGCTGATAAAAGAATATGCAAATAATGATAACCTAGTAATTGGTGCCCAATCAGGGAGTCCAAGAATACTAGATCTTTCTCATAGAGGACACACGGTGGAAGATGTATATAATGCTGTAGAAATAACAATAAAAGCTGGACTTAAACCCTATGTTGATTTTATATTTGGTCTTCCCTACGAAACAGAGGAAGATATAAAACTTACAATAAGAATGATAGAAGATCTAATCAAAATGGGAGCAAAGATCCATGCTCATACATTTATACCTCTTCCTCAAACTCCTTTTTCAAAAATGCCTGCAGGAAGAATAAATGATGAATTAGTTAAAGTGCTAAATAAGTTGATCTCTAAAAGTTTCGTTTTTGGAAATTGGAAAGAACAGGAAAAAATAGCAAAAAAACTTGAAAAATACTTTAAAAATTTCTATTTAAAGTAA